DNA sequence from the Verrucomicrobiia bacterium genome:
CCTTTCAAGGCGTCCGAATTAGCCTCTTTAATTACAACGACACCGGCAAACCCGGAGGTTACGCCGATTTCGATAATTTCACGGTTGATGAACCGCGCGCGAGGGGCGTTGAGCGCGCGCTGCCCATAGGCAGGACCATTATCCTGAGCAGCGGCGCCGATGGCAGCTTGCTGGCTGTCGATACTCAGAAGATGTCACTGGTGAATATTGCAGCCGATACGAGTGCGGCGGCCGGCCAGAACGCGCAATTTCAGGTCGTTGATCTGGGCCAGGGCCATGTGGCGCTGAAGACGGCCAGCAGCCGATTGGTTTCCGTGGCTGATGACGTTGTTATCTTGAAGAATCTCACGGGAAAGATGCCGGGCGAAGCTGAATGGTTTCAATGGATAAACCTCATGCGCGGTGACACCATGCTCATGTCTCTCGTCAACCACCGCTATCTAACCACCAAGCCGCACAACCCGGGTGTGGTAGCGATTTCAGCCACCGGCCCCCGTCCGGACCGCAAGGGCGGCGCGTGTTTCAGGTGGAAGACAATCCAATGAGACGCGGTCAAAGTCCATTAGCCATTCCACTTTACAGGAATACGGATGTGCCGGTTGCGCGTCGTGTTAAAGACCTGCTTGCGCGCATGAGGCTCGAGGAAAAGGCCGCACAAATGACGTGCGTCTGGCAGCAAAAGGCTCAAAAGCTCGTGGACGCCGATGGCAATTTCGACCCAACCAAGGCCAGGGCTGCGTTCAGGAAAGGGCTCGGCCTGGGCCAGGTGGGCCGCCCTAGTGATGCTGGCGCCCCAGCCACCGCGCCGTGGATGGGACGCACGGCGCGGCAGATGGCTGAGTTGACCAACGCCGTTCAGAAGTTTTTCCTGGAGAACTCGCGACTTGGCATTCCGGTCATCTTTCACGAGGAATGCCTGCACGGCCACGCGGCCCGTGAGGGCACGAGTTTCCCCCAGCCCATCGGGCTGGGCGCCACGTTCAATCCGACGCTGGTCGAGCGGCTCTTCACCATGACAGCGTACGAGGCGCGGCTCCGCGGCACACATCAGGCGCTCACGCCGGTGGTGGATGTTGCCCGTGACCCACGTTGGGGCCGCGTCGAGGAGACCTATGGCGAGGACCCTTACCTGACCACCCGGATGGGTATCGCTGCGGTCCTTGGATTCCAGGGCGACGCCACATTCAAGGACAAGAAGCGCGTCATGGCGACGTTGAAGCACTTTGCCGCGCACGGGCAGCCGGAGTCGGGCCAGAACTGCGCGCCGGCTAATATTTCGGAGCGCGTGCTGCGCGAAACCTTCCTGCAACCATTTCGAGAGGTAATCCGCGAAGCCGGGGCTGTTAGCGTGATGGCTTCCTACAACGAGATTGACGGTGTGCCCTCTCACGCCAATAAGTGGCTGTTACAGGACGTGCTTCGCAGAGAATGGGGGTTTAAGGGATTTGTAGTTTCGGATTACTACGCAATCTGGGAACTGGGTTACCGTCCCGACACCCATGGACACTTCGTGGCGAAGGACAAAAGGGAAGCCTGCCGGCTGGCTGTTGAGGCTGGTGTGAACATTGAGCTGCCGGAGCCGGATTGTTACCTCCATCTGGTCGATCTGGTTCGCAAGGGCGCCCTCAAAGAAAAGCAGCTCGACGATCTGGTCGCCCCGATGCTGCATTGGAAGTTCCAGATGGGCCTGTTCGACGATCCTTACGTCGATCCGGAGGAAGCAGCCCGGGGAGTTGGCTGCGAAGCACACCGTGAGTTGGCACTCGAGGCTGCACGGGAAACAATCACGCTGCTCAAGAATGAGAACAACCTGGCGCCCCTCGATGCTTCAAAGCTAAGGACCATCGCGGTCATCGGGCCAAATGCCAACCGAATGTTGCTGGGCGGCTACAGCGGGCTGCCCAAGCACAACGTTACGGTGCTCGAGGGCATCAAAGCCCGGATTGGTGATCAGGTGACGGTGCTTTATGCAGAAGGTTGTAAGATCACCCAGGGCGGCTCCTGGCAGGAGGGCGCTGTTGTCGCGAGCGATCCAGCCCAAGACCGGAGACAGATTGCCGAGGCGGTGGAGGTGGCGAAGCAGGCCGAGGCGATTGTGCTGGCTATCGGCGGCAATGAACAAACATCGCGAGAAGCTTGGGGCCTCAAGCACATGGGCGACCGCACGAGCCTGGATCTTATCGGGCTCCAGGACGAACTGGTGGACGCGATGCTGGCTACCAGCAAGCCGGTGATTGTGTTTCTGTTCAATGGCCGTCCGCTATCGATCAACAAGGTGGCGAAGGACGTGCCGGTCATTTTTGAATGCTGGTATCTGGGCCAGGAATGCGGCCTGGCACTGGCGGAGGTGTTGTTTGGCGACGTGAATCCGGGTGGCAAGCTCCCTATCTCCATACCGCGCTCGGCGGGACATCTGCCCGTTTTCTATAACCATAAGCCGTCGGCGCGACGCGGTTACCTCTGGGACGACGTTTCGCCCCTGTTCCCGTTCGGCTTTGGACTTAGTTACACCACGTTCAAGCTGCAAAATGTCCGGCTCGCTAAGAAGCGAATCACTTGCGAGGGTTCGACTCGTGTTTTGGCGGATGTGACCAATACCGGTAAACGCGCCGGCTGGGAAGTGGTGCAGATGTACATCCGCGACTGCGTCAGTTCGGTCACCCGGCCCGTTAAGGAGTTGAAGGGGTTCAAAAAGGTCTGGCTCCAGCCCGGTGAAACGAAGAAAGTGGGGCTAGACATCACGCCTGAATCCTTGGCGTTCTACGACGTGAACATGAAATACGCGGTTGAGCCCGGCGCCTTCGAAATCATGGTCGGGAACTCATCTCGCGACGCGGACTTGCAGAAGTTGATTCTGACAGTGACCAAACAACCCTGAATCTTCCATGAGCGATAACGAGCAGAAGCTCTCCTTCTTCGAAAAGGCCGGGTATAGCTGCGCGGATGCCGGGGCGAATTTCGTGTTCATGACGATGGTGCTGTTCCAGCTCAATTTTTACACCGACACCTTTGGGCTAAGCGCCGGCGCTGCAGCGGCCATTCTGCTATGGCCACGGTTGTGGGATGCCGTCGCCGATCCGATTGTCGGTATTCTCGCCGATCGCACCACCACGCGTTGGGGAAAATTCCGGCCATGGATTCTGTTCACCGCCGTGCCGTGGGCCATCATTATGGTGCTCGCTTACACAACGCCGAAGGGCTGGAGCATGGCCGCAAGGGTTTCATACGCCGTGATCACCAATACGTTGCTCATGACGGTTTACTCGATGAACAACATGCCCTACGCTGCGCTCGGCGGCGTCATGACGGGTGACATCAACGAGCGGGCGCAACTGAATTCCTTTCGTTTCATTGCCGTCAACGCAGCGCAGTTCATCGTCGGCGGATTCACCCTGCCGCTGGTGGCAAAATTTGCCATCGGCCATGACCGACAGTACGGGTGGCGGATGACGATGAGCATCTGGGCAGCGCTTTGTCTGGTATTGTTTCTTATCACCTTCGCCACGACTCGCGAACGCGTCCAGCCGGCCAGGACCGGGAAGTCATCGCCAAAACAGGATTTCCTCGACCTGCTCAAGAACGGCCCGTGGCGGGTCATGTTTTTCTGGACGCTCGTGCATTTCGCCATTCTCTCGTTTCGCGGGGGGGCGCTCTACAATTACTACCATTACTACGCCAATAAGGGGGCGATGTTCGATTTTGTGCAACGCTTCGGCCTGGTGGCGCCCGTCGGCGCGGAGCCGCAGGGCGGAATTCTCGAAACTCTTGGTTATATTGTCCATGGAGACCTTGCCAATCCCGCAAGCTCCAATGTGGCGGACGTGTTCAACAGCATTATCAACATGCTCGGCACCGGCTTGATTATGATCGTCATTCTGTTGTCGCCGCCGCTGGCGCGAAGGTTTGGGAAAAAGGCTGTGTCGGCCGGCGGCTTTGCCTTAGCGGCAGTTGGCACTTTGGCGTTTTATCTTTTGTCGCCTGCGAATGTCTGGGGCATGGTGTGGCTAACTGCCTTTATCTCCATTGTCTATGCTCCCACCATTCCGCTGACTTGGGCAATTTTCGCGGACGTAGCGGATTATTCCGAATGGAGGCTGGGCCGTCGCTTTACCGGAATGGTTTTCGCCACGATTGGATTCGCGCTGAAGTCCGGCCTGGCGCTTGGCTCCGCATCGTTCCTATGGATCATGCAAGGCTTCTTTGCTTACGAAACGGCTCTTCCTTCGGCGCCTAAAGCCGTCGCCGGGTATCGCTTCAACAGTGGCGTCGCCGTTGGCGTCCTGTTTGCCATTTGCACAGTCTTGCTTTTCATTTATCCCTTGAACAAACGAGCGACTATCCAGATGGCCGACGAACTTGCCGGGCGACGACGCAAACTCATGCCCAAACCCGCCACCGTCTAAAACATACTCAGCCACCATTTCAAGGATAACATCGCCGAGGGCGACAAGGCTGTGCAGGTGATGTGCGCTTGTTGCGCCCCCTGGCAAATGGAGGTTCACGGCAGTTTTTCGTGCACAGTCCTAACCTGAGGTATTAAGGGCAGACGCGGCTGTAAAGCTCGCTGGAAAAATCGGGCTGCAGTCTCTAAGCTGTGTGCATGCTGAACCCACGCCCGCTTTTTCCAGCTCATGCCGCCCAGTATTGCCTCATGGTTTTGTGTGTCACCGGGTCCCTCTCATTCCTGGGGCCTGCGAGTATCAGGGCTGCCACCAACGCCGCGTCGGCCTTCCCGTGCGACCCGGAAAAGATTCCCCACTACACCGCCTACCGTGTTTCGCAGCCTATCCGGATCGATGGCAAGCTGGACGAGCCGTGCTGGCAAACGGCTCCGCGCTCCACACGGTTCGTGGATATTCTCACCGGGGCGCCGACGCTGCACGACACACGGGTGAGTGTGCTGTGGGACAAAAACAATCTTTACGTCGGCTTCTGGCTGGAGGAACCCAACGTGCAGGCCACCTTCACCAAACACAACTCTCCCATTTACGAAAACAACGATGCCGAGGTGTTTATTGCAGGACGGGACAGTTACTACGAATTCGAAATCAACGCGCTAAACACCGTCTATGAGGCATTCTTCATGTGGGAAGATACCTACGAAAAGGATGGCTTTGCCCGGGAGCCCGCGTTCCGTCGGGCGAACCCGCTCGTCAAACCTTTTAATGGAGTTGGCTATACCAATCACCCGCGCGGGCTGCGGCTGGGTTCGTGGGCATGGACGTTCCCCGGGCGGAAAACGGCCGTTCATATCGACGGCACGCTCAATAATGACAAGGACAAGGACCGTGGCTGGACGGTGGAGTTGGCGTTTCCATGGGAAGGAATGAAATGGCTAGCAAAGGCCGACGGGCGCGCTTTGCCGCCCCAGCCAAGAGACGTTTGGCGCATCGACTTTTCCCGCTTTAATCAATACAAAGCGCCGCCACCGGCACAGGATTCTGGCGGCTGGTTCTGGAGCCCGCATGGGGTCTGGGATTCGCACATCCCAGAGTGTTTCCCTTTTATCGAGTTTTCAACGAATGACGTGATGAGCACAGTTTCCTCGGGGCGATGATGCACAGGACGACTCGGAATTAATTCTTGCACAAGTGCCTGAATTTTCGTGTCAACCCGGTTCGGGTTATTCCGATGGCGGATTGGTCAAGGGCACGGCGCGATAGAATCGGGACGGATAGCTTTGGGCGTCGGGATCAACGAAATTCAATCGCGGCCAAGCCACTGCTGGCGCCGGCGGAGGCGAAAATTGGAATGTCCACTGGCGCGAGAAAGGTCGCACCGTTGGTCGGGCTATCAATGCGAACCGCTGGCGGAACGTTGGTCGGCGGAGGACTGTTGACCACGGAAATCTTCACCGGCGCCGAGGTGGCGGACAAGCCGCCATTGTCGGTGACGACGGCGGTCAAAGCGTAATTGCCGGCGGGCGAGTCCGACCATGCCAGATAATACGCGATGCCGATGGGGCTGGGCGGGTCCGTCGCCAGCGGCAGTCCGCGGCCCAAATCCGCGCCGTTGGCAAAAAACTCAACATTGGTGACATATCCGTCCGGATCGGATGCGGTTGCGCGTTGCACCGTCTGGAACCCCTCTTGGAGTTCGGCCTGCCGTCGGGCATCCAGGGGCGTTATCCGCCATCATTGCGCCGGCAGTCTGACCCGATAGTACATGGGCGGGCCGCTGGTTGAAGGTGAATAGGGCGATGGCTGGTTGAGATCGCTGAATGGGCCGCCTGGGGCCGTGGCGGATTGCAGCGTGCCGACTGGCCATGCGAGGACGACGCTGGCGCCGGTTCTAGTGATCGTCAACAAGGGCGTAGCTTGAGAATGGGCAGCGATTTGCGAAGGGGCCAGCGCATAGTTATAGAAAGCGACTTCATCCATCGCGCCGGAGAAGCCGAAGAAGGCGGCATCACCGCGCTGGCCCAGCACCTCAGAACCTGCCGAGAGGGTGGGGTCGCCATTTATGCCATTAGGAATAAACCCCGAGGCTGCCACAGTAGTCCGAGCACTGCCGGCGACGCCATTGACGTAAAGAATGATGTTGGTCCCGTCATCTGTGAGGACCAGATGATACCAACTCCCGGGGATTAGCGGGATATGCCCGAAATCGCTCCCGAAGAAGCCGGGGCCGCCGGTGCCATTAAACAAGCCCAGGGTCCATGCGCCGTTGCCGGAGTTGGGGTGCTGGTAAATGACCCAGCCATAAACAGCCGCGCTGAAGTTGTAATTGTATAACGAAGACATCACGCTGCGGAAATTATTGTTGGTGTCGTTGGAATCTGGCCGAACCCAAGCTTCCATCGACCAAGGCCCGAATGGATTGAGTTCGAGGGCGTAAGGAATCCGCACCACACCGCCCCGACCGATCGCGAGAGTATTGGTGTCGCTTAGATCGACGGCTTGGTCGTAAGACGCGAGCGAAGGGTTGCTGAAACCGGGGATGCCCGGCGGCACACCGAAGGTGATGTCCCCTTTGGAATTATCATATGTCCCATCGAAACTGCCCACGGCATCAACGGCGGTGACGCTTCCATTGGGTTCGTCGAGCCGCCAATAAGCCACCGGGTGATCGGCCGCGACGATTTGGGCGTAGCCGGTTAACGGAACGTTGACTGCCCGAGCCACAACAGAAAGCGATGCGTCCATTGTATCTGCCGAAGTGAATGGGTTGGACACATGCGCATGAAAGAGCGAACCGTCATCTGCGGATTGTAAATTGGTCAGCCACAGCGTATCGCTGGTTTGGCCGGCGATTGCTGTCGTTCCCTTAAACCACTGGTACTGGATGGGCACTGCGCCACTTGCAGCGACCCGAAAGGCGGCGGCGCTGCCCACGTTTCTGGTGATGGAATAGGGATCGGCGATAATGTTCAGGTTGGTCAAAACCGTGAGAGTCGCCAGGGGGCTATTGGTCAGCCCGACGCTGTTGGTGACCGTGATGGAAAAAGTGGCCTGGTCATCCGCTGGATAATAACAGATAAACGAGTAGCTGCTGTCGGTGGCCCCGGCGACGATGGTCCCATTTCGCTTCCATTGATAATGCAGCGGTTGGGTTCCGTTTACCACAGCGCTGAAGGTCACCCTGGTCCCGGAATAATTGGTCGTCGGGCCCGGAGTGGATACGAAAACGGGCGGGGTGTTGGGGGCACGGAAGGAATTGGTGCCAAGCTGATAATGGTCCAGGATTTGGGCTGCGGTCAGAGTGTTGGTATAAAAGGCCACCTCATCCACGCCGCCCGCGAAGGCTCCATGGCCAGTTTGCGGGCCGGCGCCAATGGCTCCGGCATAGCCGGCCAGTGGATCGACGGCTTTATAATTGATCGCGGATGAGCCTTGCGACACTCCATTGACGTAAAAGGTTGCCGCGGCGCCATCCCAAGTAACGGCCAAGTGGTACCATTGCAGCAGCGTTACGGGCGGGCCAAAGAACGTATAAACCGCCCCGCCGCGGATGAACAAAGCCCATCCGCTTCCGGGGCCTTGCGTCTGGTAGAAATTCCAGCCCGAGCCGCTGGGGTAACTCGTTGTGTAAGCCCCTGACATCGCCAAGGGCGAGGTATAATCCGAGAGCGAGTCGCTCGTGGCCTGCGCCCAGCATTCGGCCGAGAACGGCGCGCCGGTGATGCCATCGGAATTCGTCGGGGAAAGCTCCGGTTGATAGGGAATGCTCACCGAGGCAAAGTCAGCGCCGCCGTTGAACAAAACCGAGTTGGTGTCTATGCCGGGTTCCCCCAAGATAGGGAATGTGCCGGTGCTGTTGAAGCTAAAGACGGCGTCGAACCCATTGCCCGATGAGTCCGCTGCGGTCGCGCCTGAGGTCTCTTCCAGGCGATAGTAGGCCACGGGATGATCTGAAAGAATCAAGTCAGGATATGCCGCGCGCGCATTGTAACCGCCCAGTGCGGCAAGTCCTGTCAGGGTCAGCATGACGGCTTCAGGCAAGGACGTTCTTTTTGTTGATTTCATAGGTCTCAATTCTCTTTCAATTCAACCGGCCAAAAGGGTCGCGTGGGGTTTCACAGCGTCACCGGGTTCTGCACGGTCAGTTTTACCAGAGCGGTCCCGATATTGACAGGTAAATTCGAAGGGAATTTAGGGCGGCGTTTGCACGCGATAAAAGCGTTGAGGCGCCGCAGTCCGGGCGCCGGAATCCAGCATCTGAAGAGGAGCGCCGTTACCAGGAACGTTGTTGCTGAAGGTCTTCCACGCAGGCGGCTCCAGGTTGCTCGTCCACAGCACCCGATACCCCGCCAGAGGCAGTGTAGTGAATGTGAACTGGATGTCTTGATTGGTGGGTGCTACGGACAGCAACTGCGGAGTAGCCAAGGCCTGTTTTATTGTCTGAAGCAGCGGGTCCCGCTGGCCGTTTGGCGCTCCGGCGAAATAGCCTTGGCCGAGTTCCCAAATCATGAGCCCTCCGAGAAAATGGTTCCTGGCGAAGCTGACTTTCGCCCGGCAGGAATATTCGTCGTCGAAGGAAAGGAAATCGTCATTCGCCGGGACTGAACTGGTGACACTGAGGTAGGCGGCTTGGGCTGCAGCATCCCAATGATAGCGGCTCGCTTGGTACTGGTTGGACATGATTTGAGAATAGGTGAGCGCCGTAACCGTTGGGGCGCCGATCCAGCTTTGACGCGGCAACAGGGTCCCGCTCGTCGAGGTACCCGCGCCGTTGGTCCAGGCCTTGCCATAAAAGGGAATGCCCAGCCCCAGCTTGGCGGAGGCCACACCATTTGAGACGAAGTTGCTGACGGCGCCATTAACCGAGGGCACGAGCCGACCGTTGCTGGGGAAACGATAACCCCCGTCGTAAATCGGTGCATTAAACCAGGTGACCCAGCCCTGATAGGCGCCAGAAAGGTCGTAGGTCATGATATTGATTTGATCCAGTTGCCCTTGGAGCGCAGCGAACATGGCAAATTCCGCAGCGGGTGGATCTCCGGGAACAGGGTAAGCTGGCGCTGCGACGGTGAGGAGTTTTGATGAAGACTCATTCAAGGCTGAGCGGAGGGCCTTCACGAAATTCGTGAATTGGTTAAAATCAGAAGCAGGAAGCGGTTCCCAATCGATATCCACGCCGTCATAGCCGTATGCGGACATAAACCCAAGGATGTTGCTGATAAATACTGGGCGATTCAAGCTGCTTGTGGCGGCCTGGAAGCCTGGCTGGCTGCCGGCGCCACCCACGCAGATGAGGGCGGCGCGTCCGGCGGCGTGGGCTCGGGCCACCAGGTCTGCGGTCCGCGCGGGTATGATCGCGTTGAGGGCGGGGTCCAGTGTGCCGTCCGGATTGGGCATCACGGAAAAGTGGATTACATGGGTAACAACTGTGAAGTCGATATTAGAGGCGGCCAGGTAACTCTGCCGATAACCGGGGTAATACGCTGTGATCCAAAAGCCGGCATGGGTCGAGCCGCAGACGCTAAACACGCCCCAAAGGAACACCCCAAGCGCGAAACGACAGGAGTACGCGACGGCGTGCATAGCTCCGTTTAACACAATCCCTGGTGCGGGTCGAGCTCGGCGCCAATGAAATGATTGCGCGGCGGTTCCGCGATTACTGGCCTCCAAATAGCTGTTTCAGAGCGTTGTTCTTAAAAGCGGCTATTATCGGGCCACTGCCACTAGAGCCGATTGGAGAAACGGCAGTGTAGGAAAAATTAAACGTGCCAATCTTAAACAGGCCGTCGTATTGCGCGTTATTAATAGGCAGCTTTTCCGAAACCAACGGTTCTGATGGGGCGAGTTGGCTCACGTTTCCAGTTGCAAGCAGTTGATAGCGCTGGAGCATGGCATCATTAATTTCCAGGGATTTGATGCCATAATGAGTGGCGCGATTGTTCCAGTTCATGAGATAGGGCTTTAATTCTGAAAGATCAGTGGGCAACTGACCGCCATTAGCGACGAGGTAATTATCCAAACATCCCCCAAGAATCATGGCAAACTGTTCCTTCGCCTCTGTGCGCAGGCTGCCCAAAACCAACTCAAAATCATTCGAGGTCCCTTGCCACTTGGGGACTGCGCTTACGTAATTCACCCAATGGGAAACGTCGATAAGGTCAAGTTCAGGAATTTTCTCTGCTGGCGTTTGCTTCAACCATTCTTTCGTTTGGCTAATTCTAGCCGCGGCTTCTGCCAGGCCAACATCGGCCACATCGTTTGTTCCTTCTCTAACGGCCTTGCGCAAGCGCGTCACCTCACCGCGCAGTCTCAAAAGCGCGGTGTCGTTTGGCTCTGACCGCCATTGCTTTCTTTCTGCGAGCAAGGCCGCCAAGAGGTTCGTCGCGTCATCTCGTTCCGATTGCAATTGCCGGATTTGGCCGACCAATGGCGCGTGCTGTTGCTGTAGAGTCTCGTTTTGCTCGCGTAATTTCGCGGTTTGGCGAGATTCATAGAGTCCTGTTCCGGCAAGGACAACAAGGGCGGCAGTGACAAGAGGTTTTTGCAGTGTTGTCATGGCGATTGTTTTGATGGCGGTTGTCGTCGCGGTGGTACCGAGGGTTGTTCCAGCCAGAACTGCGGCGGTTGAAATGGAAGCGGCCAAACCGGGCGGAGCGGCTTGTACGGCGTTAGCGGAGATGACGGTGGACAGAGCAGCCGCGGTGGTGTTGATGCCGTGCCGCGCTAAATGTTCGCGGAGCTTTTCAAGCGCGCGCGCAACCCTCTTTTGCGCCGTATCGTCACTGACGCCCAGCGCCGAACCTACGCTACGCAAATCCTGATTTTTGAGAAAGCGCAGCACGAGCGCGTCGAAGTCGGTTTCGTTAAGCTCTGACATGGCGGTGTCCAGCACTGGACGCAGGCGTTCCGAATCGGGAGCGGTGTCAGAAATCGAGTTGAGTTGTTCCATGGCTTCCCTTTCACGCATTCGTCGCCGAACCTCATCTCGCCGGAAGTTGAGCGAAAGATTGCGGGCGCTGCGGCAAAGCCATCCCGTCAATGACGCTTGTGCCGCCAACCGGGGCGCTAAGGACCGAGCACCGCGCGCCAGTCCGATGAACGCGCTCTGGGCAATCTCCGCGGCGGTTTCGTGGGAATTCACCTGCCGGAACGCGGCGGAATACACGAGGTTAGTATGCCGGTTGACGAGTTCGGTGAATGATGCCTCAGTGCCCTGTTCGGCATAATCGCGTAGGAGCTGCGCATCGGATTTGGCCTGCATCTCACTTATTTAATAACCAAGGAAACCAAAATCCGACAAAGAAAAGTTCAGGAACGGGTGAGGATTTGCGGCTGGTTGTCCAGGGGATTTGGGATGGGGAAAGGGAAAAGAGCCGGGGGCCCTTCAAAGGGGTAATCCATAACATCGTTCGCTGAGTTTCATAAAGCCAAGCGGGCCTGAGTTGGAGAGGACGCTTGAGACGCTAGCATTGCGGTATGCAGGCGGAGGTTGGCGCTCTTGAAGGTTCTCAGATGAGGCTGGGCGCCCCATCACTAAAAACGTGTCATTCAACATGATGCGGATCGAGTTCAGGCGGGTTTGTGATTCTTCAGCGAGTATAGCACAATAGATGCGCAAGCAAACGCCCAAAGCGCCAATGAAAATTGCGACTTACAACGTCAACGGCATTAGGTCGCGTCTGGCCAATTTAATTGAGTGGCTGCAACGGGAAACGCCCGATGTCGTGTGCCTTCAGGAACTGAAGGCGAGCGAGGAGGCCTTTCCTGCTCTGACGATTTGTTCTGCGGGTTATGGGGCGGTTTGGCATGGGCAGAAGTCCTGGAACGGGGTGGCTATTCTGGCGCGTGACACCAATCCGGTTGAAACTCGCCGGGGGCTGCCCGATGGCACTGAGGATACGCACAGCCGATATATTGAGGCAATGGTCAAGGGAATCCTGGTCGGCTGCTTGTACCTGCCAAACGGGAACCCACAACCAGGGCCCAAATTCGATTACAAGCTGGCCTGGTTTGAACGGTTACTGCGCCATGCGGCCAGCCTGTGCCCAAGCGGCCAACCCGTGGTGCTGGCCGGCGATTACAATGTCGTGCCTACTGATTTTGACATTTACGACCCGCGCTCGTGGCGTAAAGACGCGTTGCTTCAGCCGCAGACCCGGGCTTGTTACCAGCGGCTGCTGGCCCAAGGCTGGACCGATGCGCTTCGGGCGCATTTCCCGGACCAGCGGGTGTACACTTTCTGGGATTACTTCCGCCAACACTGGCAAAGGAACTCCGGGCTGCGGATCGATCATCTCCTGCTAAACCCTCCGCTCAAATCGCAACTGGCCGATGCCGGCGTGGACACGTGGGTGCGCGGCCAGCCCGGGGCCAGTGATCACGCCCCGGCTTGGGTGCGTCTCAGGTGAGCGCACCTCTTTGATCGGCATTTGATGTTGTGTCGCACTGGCCGCTGGAGTTTGAACATTCTCAGGGAGGGGCGGGCGCGCCGCACGGCCATTGCCTTTAGGGGAATAAGCGCGAAACGCGGTCTCTCTCTCCTCCTTTGGAGGTGTGGGTCGGGGAGTGGAGGCTCCACTCGCTGCACCCGACAATGAAATTCTTAAGCGCCACCAGCGAACAGGCCCCTCTCCCTAGCCCTGCCGAAGGGCCAGGAAAGCATGACATCGTTGCCGATTTTTGTGATGGTGAGCCGGACGGTCGCCTGGTAATGCGCCTGGATTTGTTGCGGGGTCAATGCCTGGTTATAGAAAGCGACGTCATCCACGGTGCCGGCAAAGGCCTTCCAATCATTATCACTCCGCCAGCCGAAATTGGCAGAGCCACCTTGATTAGGCACAAAACCGCTCCAAATGGCGGAGGCGCCTAAATGGCCATTGACATAAAGAGCGAAGGCGGCGGCGCCGTCATAGGTGAGCACCACGTGATACCAGGAGTTGGCCGTCAGAGTATCAACGGTATCGGTTACGAAAGTGTTGACCCAATTGTTCCCCCATAGGACCCAAGCCAATGTAGTGAAAGGGCCGTAAGGATTCATTTCGAGCGCATAGGGCACAATGACGCGGCTCCGCCGGAGACGTTCACACCCGGATCGGTCTCGTGCAGGATGCTGGTCTGGGCGCCGAAGGTGATGGCGCCTGCCCCGGAATAATCATCGAATGTCCCGTCGAAACTGCCGGCGGCATCGGTCGCAATTAGGCCGCTAAGCAGGTAGGAGAGGGAGCCAGAAGCACCCGAAGCATCTGCAGATTAAAGAGGTATTCCATTGTTAGGGACTCCTCAGTAATATCTGCG
Encoded proteins:
- the xth gene encoding exodeoxyribonuclease III; protein product: MKIATYNVNGIRSRLANLIEWLQRETPDVVCLQELKASEEAFPALTICSAGYGAVWHGQKSWNGVAILARDTNPVETRRGLPDGTEDTHSRYIEAMVKGILVGCLYLPNGNPQPGPKFDYKLAWFERLLRHAASLCPSGQPVVLAGDYNVVPTDFDIYDPRSWRKDALLQPQTRACYQRLLAQGWTDALRAHFPDQRVYTFWDYFRQHWQRNSGLRIDHLLLNPPLKSQLADAGVDTWVRGQPGASDHAPAWVRLR
- a CDS encoding LamG domain-containing protein, with protein sequence MNPYGPFTTLAWVLWGNNWVNTFVTDTVDTLTANSWYHVVLTYDGAAAFALYVNGHLGASAIWSGFVPNQGGSANFGWRSDNDWKAFAGTVDDVAFYNQALTPQQIQAHYQATVRLTITKIGNDVMLSWPFGRARERGLFAGGA
- a CDS encoding LamG-like jellyroll fold domain-containing protein, with product MKSTKRTSLPEAVMLTLTGLAALGGYNARAAYPDLILSDHPVAYYRLEETSGATAADSSGNGFDAVFSFNSTGTFPILGEPGIDTNSVLFNGGADFASVSIPYQPELSPTNSDGITGAPFSAECWAQATSDSLSDYTSPLAMSGAYTTSYPSGSGWNFYQTQGPGSGWALFIRGGAVYTFFGPPVTLLQWYHLAVTWDGAAATFYVNGVSQGSSAINYKAVDPLAGYAGAIGAGPQTGHGAFAGGVDEVAFYTNTLTAAQILDHYQLGTNSFRAPNTPPVFVSTPGPTTNYSGTRVTFSAVVNGTQPLHYQWKRNGTIVAGATDSSYSFICYYPADDQATFSITVTNSVGLTNSPLATLTVLTNLNIIADPYSITRNVGSAAAFRVAASGAVPIQYQWFKGTTAIAGQTSDTLWLTNLQSADDGSLFHAHVSNPFTSADTMDASLSVVARAVNVPLTGYAQIVAADHPVAYWRLDEPNGSVTAVDAVGSFDGTYDNSKGDITFGVPPGIPGFSNPSLASYDQAVDLSDTNTLAIGRGGVVRIPYALELNPFGPWSMEAWVRPDSNDTNNNFRSVMSSLYNYNFSAAVYGWVIYQHPNSGNGAWTLGLFNGTGGPGFFGSDFGHIPLIPGSWYHLVLTDDGTNIILYVNGVAGSARTTVAASGFIPNGINGDPTLSAGSEVLGQRGDAAFFGFSGAMDEVAFYNYALAPSQIAAHSQATPLLTITRTGASVVLAWPVGTLQSATAPGGPFSDLNQPSPYSPSTSGPPMYYRVRLPAQ
- a CDS encoding sigma-70 family RNA polymerase sigma factor, yielding MQAKSDAQLLRDYAEQGTEASFTELVNRHTNLVYSAAFRQVNSHETAAEIAQSAFIGLARGARSLAPRLAAQASLTGWLCRSARNLSLNFRRDEVRRRMREREAMEQLNSISDTAPDSERLRPVLDTAMSELNETDFDALVLRFLKNQDLRSVGSALGVSDDTAQKRVARALEKLREHLARHGINTTAAALSTVISANAVQAAPPGLAASISTAAVLAGTTLGTTATTTAIKTIAMTTLQKPLVTAALVVLAGTGLYESRQTAKLREQNETLQQQHAPLVGQIRQLQSERDDATNLLAALLAERKQWRSEPNDTALLRLRGEVTRLRKAVREGTNDVADVGLAEAAARISQTKEWLKQTPAEKIPELDLIDVSHWVNYVSAVPKWQGTSNDFELVLGSLRTEAKEQFAMILGGCLDNYLVANGGQLPTDLSELKPYLMNWNNRATHYGIKSLEINDAMLQRYQLLATGNVSQLAPSEPLVSEKLPINNAQYDGLFKIGTFNFSYTAVSPIGSSGSGPIIAAFKNNALKQLFGGQ
- a CDS encoding glycoside hydrolase family 18 protein, producing MHAVAYSCRFALGVFLWGVFSVCGSTHAGFWITAYYPGYRQSYLAASNIDFTVVTHVIHFSVMPNPDGTLDPALNAIIPARTADLVARAHAAGRAALICVGGAGSQPGFQAATSSLNRPVFISNILGFMSAYGYDGVDIDWEPLPASDFNQFTNFVKALRSALNESSSKLLTVAAPAYPVPGDPPAAEFAMFAALQGQLDQINIMTYDLSGAYQGWVTWFNAPIYDGGYRFPSNGRLVPSVNGAVSNFVSNGVASAKLGLGIPFYGKAWTNGAGTSTSGTLLPRQSWIGAPTVTALTYSQIMSNQYQASRYHWDAAAQAAYLSVTSSVPANDDFLSFDDEYSCRAKVSFARNHFLGGLMIWELGQGYFAGAPNGQRDPLLQTIKQALATPQLLSVAPTNQDIQFTFTTLPLAGYRVLWTSNLEPPAWKTFSNNVPGNGAPLQMLDSGARTAAPQRFYRVQTPP